The proteins below are encoded in one region of Oryzias melastigma strain HK-1 linkage group LG7, ASM292280v2, whole genome shotgun sequence:
- the rapgef3 gene encoding rap guanine nucleotide exchange factor 3 isoform X4: MHLFRSHYYQVFPNRNSVETPTIQGISWTPLPEALDSKDTMKQFLSDRVVKAARSVYTVMNEKNPGLIRDRKHHLKTYRQCCSGKELVDWLMKQNECLQSRSQAVGMWQVLVDEGILVHVKHELNFQDKEAQFYRFQDSEFGLSHVPNEKESEDELQEALSLLSQLGPDALLTMILRKTPSQRTAEDIEVIYEELLHVKAAAHLSTSVRKELAAVLVFESHAKAGTVLFSQGDKGTSWYIIWKGSVNVITHGKGIVTTLHEGEDFGQLALLNDAPRAATIILREDNCHFLRVDKQDFIRILKDVEANTVRLEEHGKTVLVLEQSAQSAGQGSAGTNSKYTVMSGTPEKILEHLLETIKLDSNGNDPIDPCVIDFLLTHKVFMPTSQLCPALQHHYQAELSEGSDQEKDAYILDAKQKVVKLISQWVAVFGCLLKEDPVAMDFLETMKNEVAADSRLSNMLKEQYRERRRTKVLENGYQSLSRNQHFDWFSNCDESLGRIQPIRAQDKILYEIYRPDHKALTLMLPVDSSVQDVLSGIVEPGGGHVLVKMNSTGDRAELKLEASAVYTALGLNERLFICTSSEVEHLRPLKEQQGPEQGTTDILEQIGSKDMAAELTNFDWELFTAVHEVELVYYIFGRNKFPGAITANLERFVRHFNKLQYWVVTELCLCEDLMKRALLLKKFIKIASVLKEQKNLNSFFAVMFGLSNSAVQRLYKTWERIPSKIKRIYCTYERLMDPSRNHRAYRLAVAKLSPPYIPFMPLLLKDMTFIHEGNPNYVDKLVNFEKMRMLAKTVNIVRGCRSQPYVPSSPQRGLADRMFLEGPATRLSTYSDHSLPQRSPANIRLYIQNLKVMDNQRQLTQLSRAIEC, from the exons ATGCATCTGTTTCGGAGTCACTATTACCAAGTGTTCCCCAACCGCAACTCAGTGGAGACGCCGACGATCCAGGGCATCAGCTGG ACTCCACTGCCAGAGGCCTTGGATTCGAAGGACACAATGAAGCAG TTTCTATCAGATCGGGTCGTGAAGGCTGCCAGGTCGGTGTACACCGTGATGAACGAGAAGAATCCGGGCCTTATCCGAGACAGGAAGCATCACCTGAAAACCTACAG ACAATGCTGCTCTGGTAAGGAGCTTGTTGACTGGCTTATGAAACAGAATGAATGCCTCCAATCAAGAAGTCAGGCAGTTGGAATGTGGCAGGTCCTGGTGGATGAAGGGATACTTGTTCATG TGAAACACGAGTTGAACTTTCAGGACAAGGAGGCCCAGTTCTACCGCTTCCAGGACTCGGAGTTCGGCCTGAGCCACGTTCCAAATGAGAAGGAGTCCGAGGACGAGCTGCAGGAGGCTCTGTCTCTGCTGTCTCAGCTGGGCCCAGACGCTCTGCTCACCATGATTCTCCGCAAAAC TCCCAGTCAGAGAACGGCGGAGGACATCGAGGTCATTTATGAGGAGCTGCTTCACGTGAAGGCTGCTGCTCATCTCTCCACTTCT GTGCGGAAGGAGCTGGCTGCAGTCCTGGTCTTCGAGTCCCATGCTAAGGCCGGAACAGTGT TGTTCAGTCAGGGAGACAAAGGCACGTCCTGGTACATCATTTGGAAAGGCTCTGTCAATGTGATCACACACGGGAAG GGCATTGTGACTACTCTCCATGAAGGCGAGGACTTTGGGCAGCTGGCTTTGCTGAACGACGCACCTCGCGCCGCCACCATCATCTTAAGGGAGGACAACTGCCATTTCCTCCGCGTGGACAAGCAGGATTTTATCCGCATCCTCAAG GATGTGGAGGCCAACACGGTGCGGCTGGAGGAGCATGGGAAGACGGTGCTGGTGTTGGAACAAAGCGCTCAGTCAGCGGGGCAAGGAAGTGCAGGAACCAACAGCAA ATACACAGTCATGTCGGGAACACCTGAGAAAATCTTGGAACATCTCCTGGAAACGATCAAACTGGACTCCAATGGGAACGACCCAATAG ATCCCTGCGTTATCGACTTTCTCCTCACACACAAAGTCTTCATGCCCACCAGCCAGCTGTGTCCTGCTCTACAGCACCA CTATCAGGCAGAGCTCTCGGAGGGTTCAGATCAGGAGAAGGACGCCTACATTCTGGACGCCAAACAGAAGGTAGTGAAGCTCATCAGCCAGTGGGTGGCAGTGTTCGGCTGTCTGCTGAAAGAGGACCCTGTTGCTATGGACTTTTTGGAG ACGATGAAGAATGAAGTGGCAGCTGACTCCCGTCTGTCCAACATGCTGAAAGAACAATACAGAGAACGACGGCGAACAAAAGT ATTAGAGAATGGATACCAGTCACTGAGCAGG AACCAACACTTTGACTGGTTTTCAAACTGCGATGAGTCACTGGGGAGgatacagccaatcagagcgcaGGATAAAA ttttgtatgAGATCTACAGACCGGACCATAAAGCTCTGACTCTGATGCTCCCAGTGGACTCCTCTGTACAGGATGTCTTGTCAGGAATAGTGGAACCTGGAGGAGGCCATGTACTTGTCAAAATGAACTCTACAGGAG ACAGAGCAGAGCTGAAGCTGGAGGCGTCTGCAGTCTACACCGCCCTCGGCCTCAATGAGAGACTGTTCATCTGCACGAGCAGCGAAGTGGAACATCTG AGGCCCCTGAAAGAGCAGCAGGGCCCAGAACAAGGGACCACTGACATCCTTGAGCAGATTGGCTCAAAAGACATGGCAGCTGAACTCACCAACTTTGACTGGGAGCTGTTCACAGCAGTGCATGAG GTGGAGCTCGTGTACTACATATTTGGTCGTAATAAGTTCCCGGGCGCCATCACAGCTAACCTGGAGCGGTTCGTGCGCCACTTCAACAAGCTGCAGTACTGGGTGGTGACGGAGCTGTGCCTCTGTGAAGACCTGATGAagcgagctctgctgctgaagaagTTCATAAAGATCGCCTCAGT AttaaaggagcagaagaatttAAATTCCTTCTTCGCCGTGATGTTTGGTTTGAGCAACAGTGCCGTGCAGAGGCTTTATAAAACCTGGGAG AGAATACCAAGTAAGATTAAAAGAATCTACTGCACCTATGAGAGGCTGATG GACCCATCCCGCAACCACAGAGCCTACAGGCTGGCCGTCGCTAAACTCAGCCCTCCTTACATCCCCTTCATGCCTCTCCTACTGAAAG ATATGACATTCATCCACGAGGGAAACCCAAACTATGTAGACAAGTTGGTCAACTTTGAGAAGATG CGAATGCTTGCAAAGACAGTCAACATCGTCCGAGGATGCAGAAGTCAACCGTATG TGCCTTCATCTCCTCAGAGGGGCCTGGCTGACCGGATGTTTCTGGAAGGACCTGCCACTCGCCTGTCCACAt aCTCAGATCACAGCCTTCCTCAACGGAGCCCCGCCAACATCCGCCTCTACATTCAAAACCTGAAGGTGATGGACAACCAGCGGCAGCTAACGCAGCTATCAAGAGCCATCGAGTGCTAG